A segment of the Deinococcus ruber genome:
GGGCCAGCCCTCTAGCCCGGTCGCCACGTTCCGCCGAGTGACCAGGCATCCAGGATCAGTAACGGTTGCCCAGCACCGTGATCTTCGACATGGCCTGCTCGATGTCAGTGAGGTCAGCAGGGGTCAGTTCAATGTCGGCCGCGCCGTTGTTCTCGTCCAGGCGCTCCAGCTTCCGGCTGCCGGGAATCGGCACGATCCAGGACTTCTGTGCCAACAGCCAGCTCAACGCAATCTGGGCCGGAGTCGCGCCTTTCTCCCCACCGATCCGGCCGAGCAGGTCGACCACCGCCTGGTTGGCCTCGATGGCCTCCCGGGTGAAGCGTGGGTTATTGCGGCGGGGGTCGTTGCTGGCGAACACGCGGTGCGCGGTGATGGCCCCGGTCAGGTAGCCGCGTCCCAGCGGGCTGTACGGCACGAAACCGATCCCGAGTTCCTCGCAGGTGGCCAGCACCCCGTTGTCCTCCACCTCGCGCCACCAGATCGAATACTCGCTCTGAAGGGCCGTGACCGGCTGCACCGCGTGGGCTCTGCGGATGGTCCCGGCGTCCGACTCGGAGAGGCCGAAGTGCTTGACCTTCCCTTCCTCGATCAGTTCCTTCACCGCGCCCGCCACCTCCTCGACCGGCACCTGCGGATCGGGGCGGTGCTGGTACAGCAGGTCGATGGTCTCGACCCGCAGCCGCTTCAGGCTCGCCTCGGTCACCTTGCGGATGTGCTCCGGGCGGCTGTTCAGCGGCGTGGCCTTGGGGGTGCCATCTGGGTGGTAGTCGAAGCCGAACTTGGTGGCGATGACGACCTGCCCCTTGTACGGTTCCAGCGCCTCACCCAGCAGCAGCTCGTTGGTGAAAGGCCCGTAGCCTTCGGCGGTGTCGAAGAAGGTCACGCCGCGCTCCACTGCCCCGCGCAGAAACTGCACCATCTCGCCGTGGTCGGTGGGCGCGTCCCCGAAACTCATCCGCATGCAGCCCAGACCCAGCGTTGAAACGTGAAGGCCACTGGTCCCCAAGGTTCTCTGGTTCATGTTCGTCTCCTTTGATGCTGTCCGTCTCACTTCCGGTTCTCTTTCCCTCAGGCGTTGGCTTCAGTCATCACCGGCGGACGCTCCCGAAGCCCGAAGAGGATCAGCAGCCCCCCGAGCAGCAGGGCCACGCCGCTGCACGCCACCACGCTGGAGATGCCGCTGTGGTCGAGTACCACGCCGCCCAGCGCCGAGCCCAGGGTGACAGCCACCTGAATGGCCGCCACCTGCAGGCCGCCCGCGCTCTCCACCTCGTCCGGCACGCTGCGCGCCACCCACATCGACCACGACACCGGAATCACGCTGTTGAGCAGCCCACGCAGCACCATCAGGAGACCAGTGACGACCGGCAGCGCGCCCAGCAGCAGGAACGCGCCAGACAACACGCTCAGCAGCAGCGGGGCGGCCAGCTGCGTGAATCTCAGGTTCCACTCCAGCAGCCGCCCGGAGACGGTGGTGCCGACGAAGGTCGCCAGGCCGAAGAGCAGCAGCATCACCGAAACGCCCCCGGCGCCCAGCCCGGTGACGCCTTCCAGGAACGGGCGGGTGTAGGTGAAGAAGGCCATGTTGCCGCCGAAGATCAACAGGATGGCCGCCATGCCGGTCAACAGGCGACGGCGCTTCAGCAGGGAGAACAGGGTGCCGACCCGGGCCGAGCCGCTGGCCGGCAGGCTGGGCAGGATCAGGGCCTGCCACACCAGGGACAGGAGGCCGAGCACGGCCGCGACCAGGAAGACGCCGCGCCAGCCGATCAGGTTCCCGAGGGTGCTGCCGAGCGGGGCCGCGATGACGTTGGAGATCGCCACGCCGCTGAAGATGATCGACAAAGCGCGCGGCACCATTCCGGCCGGCACCAGCCGCAGAGCGATCGAGGTGGACAAGGCCCAGAAGCCGCCCGCCCCCAGGCCCAGAAAAACCCGGCCGACCAGCATCACTGGAAACGAGGTGGCCACGGCCACCAGCAGGTTCGACACCAGCATCAGCAGAGCGAAGCCGAGGAGCACCGTGCGGCGGTTGATGCGGCGGGTGACGGAGGCGATGAACAGGCTGGAGAGCAGCGCAGCGATTGCGGACGCGGAGACCAGCTGCCCGGCGGTGCCCTCGCTGATGTTCAGGTCGTGGGCGATCGGAGTCAGCAGGCTGACCGGAAGAAATTCGGCGGTGATCAACGCCGAGACACCGAAGGCCACGGCGTACACCGGGGCCCACCGGGTCTTGGTGGCTTCAGAGGATGGGGTTGACATACGGCTCCTTGCTCGGGCGTTCGTGGCAGGCAGGGGCCGGATTTCCCTCCCGATCCGGGAGGAAGTCCGGCTCTGCGGCCGTGTTCAGATGTTCAGGCGAACCTGGCCGAGGCGGCGGACCGCCTCAGCATCACGGTGATCGAAAAACAGGCTCTTGCCGGTGTCCATGGCAGCGATGGTGTCCATCTCGGCCGGGGTCAGCTCGAAGTCGAAGACGTTCAGGTTCTCGGCCAGCCGTTCGTGCCGCACCGACTTGGGGATCACCACCACGTCCCGCTGCAGCAACCAGCGCAGCACCACCTGCGCCACCGTCTTTCCGTGCGCCTGGGCGATCCGGGTGAGGTTAGGGTCGGAGAAGAGATTGTTGCGCCCCTCGGCGAACGGTCCCCAGGACTCGATCTGCACGCCCTGCTGCCTCATGAACGCCTGGTCCTCACGGCGCTGGAAGAACGGATGCACCTCGACCTGATTGACGGCCGGGACGATCTGGTTGTGCTGAATCAGGTCCAGCAACCGGTCCGGGTAGAAGTTGCTCACGCCGATGGCGCGCACCTGGCCTTCCTGGTTCAGGGCTTCCATCGCCCGCCAGGCCCCGTAGTAGTCGCCGAACGGCTGGTGGATCAGGTACAGGTCGAGGTAGTCCAGGTCCAGCCGCTTCAGCGAGCGTTCGAAGGCCTGCCGGGCTGAGGCTTCGCCGGCATCCTGGATCCACAGCTTGGTGGTGATGAACAGTTCCTCGCGGGGGAGGCCGCTGTTCCGGATGGTACGGCCGACCGCCTCTTCGTTCAGGTACGCCGCGGCGGTGTCGAGAGAGCGGTACCCGAGTTCCAGGGCCTCGGTCACGACCCGCTCGCACTCGGCGGGGTCTGGCACCTGAAACACCCCGAAGCCCAGCTGCGGCATCGAGATGCCGTTGTTCAGCTTGATCGTCTGCATGGATCTCCTTCAGTACGTGGTTGAGCGGGACGTCATAATCTTCCACGTGCCGCTCCTGTTGACCAGTTGCGTGGTGGACTCCAGCCGCCAAGTGCCGCGGGAGCCGCTGATCGTCACGTCGATCAGGGCACGGCGCACGGCCGTGGCGGTGGTTCCGTTGATGCTCACCGTGGTGCCCTGCGGCTGAACGCTGTGGTATTTGAAGTACCCCGAGTTGATCTGCGCCAGCCATTCGGCTTTAGGTTGTTTGTACCCGGTGATATGGGTGGCCGTGAAGTGCTCGTCCAACACGTCGTTCAGGGTCTGAATATTTCCGGCGACCATGGCCGCCTGGTGCTGACCCAGTACCTTCAGGATGGCGGCGCGGTTGTCGTCGATGCGGGTCATGCTGGCTCCTGCGGTGGAGGTCGGGAGGGTGCCAGCCGCCTGAGGGGCGGGGGCGGAAAGGAGCGCCCCCAAGAGCGAACTCAGACGAGCGAGGCGGCTGAGGTTAGGCATTCTGGAGGGCATACCGGCCGGTACGCATGGCGGCGATCACGCCGCCGTCGATCAGCAGGTCCGCACCGGTCATAAACGCAGCGTCGCGTTCCAGCATGAAGTTTGCGGTGGCGGCGATCTCGTCCACGGTGCCCACGCGCTGCGCAGCGCTGGTCTTGATCATCGCCTGGTAGCCGGCGCCACCGGGACCGTTCATCTCGTCGCGGGCGAGCGGGGTGAGGATGATGCCGGGGCTGATGGTGTTCACCCGCGCGCCCCGGTCGCCCCAGGAGGTCGCAGCGGCCGCCTGCACGCGCAGGTGGTTGGCCCGCTTGGACACGCCGTAGGCAACGCCTGAGTTGTCGATGGCGGCCACGAACGGCAGCGTCAGCAGGTCCTCGGTCGGGGTCGTGAGGAAGGCCTGTTCCTGCTCGGCGGGCATCGGGAACATGTATCCGGCCATGCTGGAAACCATCAGTCCGGCGCCATCGGGGGCAATGACCTGAGCGAATTCGTCGAGTATCAGGGCCGTACCGTACAGGTCGACCTGCAGGATGGCTTCGGGGCTCGCTTGGGCGGGGGACAGCCCGGCAGTGTGGACGACCTGCATCACCGGGCCGAGTTCGGCGGCCTTCTGGGCCAGGGCTTTCACGGTGTCGCGCTGGATCACATTGACGGTCTGGGTGGTGACGGTATGCCCAGCGTCTTCGAGGGCGGTTCTGGCGGATGTCAGGACCTGTTCGTTGAGGTCAGCCAGAAGGATCTGGCGGCCGCTGCCTTGTCTGCGGGCGATGGCGAGGCCAATACCGCCGGCGCCGATGACGACAATCACGTCTTTGCTCATGAGTTCTCCTTTAAAAGACCACTGGTCTTTTGCTATACTGAGAGTAACAGACCACCGGTCTGCTGGCAAGTCCAGAGGCCGGAACGATGAAGGGAGACCCATGACAGCAGAACCATTCCAGCGGGCCAGAACAGACGAACAGCGTGCACAGCGGCGGGCGCAGATCCTCGAGGTCGCCCGCGACCTGCTGGACGGCCGGCGAATCGCCGACGTCAGCCTCAACGAGATCGCCCGGCAGGCGGGATTGGCCAAATCCAACGTCCTGCGCTACTTCGAATCCCGCGAGGTGATCCTGATGACCCTGCTGGACGAGGAGTACGCCCGCTGGGTCGACGAGGTCACGCAGCGCCTGCCGCAGTCGGGCGAGCCGGACCCGGCCGAGCGGGTGGCCTGGGTCTTGGCCGACACGGTGATGGCCCGTCCGATGCTGTGCGAGTTGCTGACCTCAACCACCACCGTCCTTGAACACAACGTGACCACAGCCGACGTCACCGCCTTCAAGCTGGCGGTGCAAGGCTCGATGGCCCGGCTGATGGTCGCAGTGGCCCGTGAACTGGGATCGTGGGACGAGGCCAGGGCTGGGGTTTTCATCTCCGGCCTGCATGCCAACGTGACGGCCATCTGGTCCCTGGCCCATCCGGCGCCGGCCCTGGTTGAAGCGTACGCGTCCTGCCAGCAGATCCAAGGATTACCCTGCGCGCCAGAGATCGCCCTGCGAGAGGCGCTGGCCACTCTGATCGTCGGCCTTCAGCACCGCACGCCCCGCTGGTTATAACCAGAAGGTAGTGAGCCGAGTCCAATTGAGTTACCCCAAGAGCGCATATCTCAGTTGGATGTCAGGAGCTCAGCTCAAAGCAGTCCAGTGAACATCATATTCTTGATCGCCTGCTACTGACCGTTCCAACTTTTAGACCCCAGTGAGAGTGGTCAGCCTCTTAGCGGGAAATTCTGCTCCGATGCTGGCGCGACCCCTCCACCCACCTCAGTAAGAACCTCGGCACCGCCGACACCGTCACGCACATGATCGAGGTCTTCAAGGCCAGTCACACCGGTCACTGCGAGACACAGTTCACCAACACCTACCAGGACATCACCACCCATCAGTGGCTCCCTGGCTTCACGCGCATCGGCATCGGCGAGGCTATTTCTCCCACCAGCAGGCAACACTACTGGGCTGTTCTCTTCGCCAACTAACCTGGCCATGCCCCGCCCTCACGCGCATCACCCCTCTCATCAGAGCGGTGATGCCCGCCGCTCTCTCCACCGT
Coding sequences within it:
- a CDS encoding MFS transporter, which translates into the protein MSTPSSEATKTRWAPVYAVAFGVSALITAEFLPVSLLTPIAHDLNISEGTAGQLVSASAIAALLSSLFIASVTRRINRRTVLLGFALLMLVSNLLVAVATSFPVMLVGRVFLGLGAGGFWALSTSIALRLVPAGMVPRALSIIFSGVAISNVIAAPLGSTLGNLIGWRGVFLVAAVLGLLSLVWQALILPSLPASGSARVGTLFSLLKRRRLLTGMAAILLIFGGNMAFFTYTRPFLEGVTGLGAGGVSVMLLLFGLATFVGTTVSGRLLEWNLRFTQLAAPLLLSVLSGAFLLLGALPVVTGLLMVLRGLLNSVIPVSWSMWVARSVPDEVESAGGLQVAAIQVAVTLGSALGGVVLDHSGISSVVACSGVALLLGGLLILFGLRERPPVMTEANA
- a CDS encoding nuclear transport factor 2 family protein; the protein is MTRIDDNRAAILKVLGQHQAAMVAGNIQTLNDVLDEHFTATHITGYKQPKAEWLAQINSGYFKYHSVQPQGTTVSINGTTATAVRRALIDVTISGSRGTWRLESTTQLVNRSGTWKIMTSRSTTY
- a CDS encoding TetR/AcrR family transcriptional regulator, which translates into the protein MTAEPFQRARTDEQRAQRRAQILEVARDLLDGRRIADVSLNEIARQAGLAKSNVLRYFESREVILMTLLDEEYARWVDEVTQRLPQSGEPDPAERVAWVLADTVMARPMLCELLTSTTTVLEHNVTTADVTAFKLAVQGSMARLMVAVARELGSWDEARAGVFISGLHANVTAIWSLAHPAPALVEAYASCQQIQGLPCAPEIALREALATLIVGLQHRTPRWL
- a CDS encoding aldo/keto reductase; protein product: MQTIKLNNGISMPQLGFGVFQVPDPAECERVVTEALELGYRSLDTAAAYLNEEAVGRTIRNSGLPREELFITTKLWIQDAGEASARQAFERSLKRLDLDYLDLYLIHQPFGDYYGAWRAMEALNQEGQVRAIGVSNFYPDRLLDLIQHNQIVPAVNQVEVHPFFQRREDQAFMRQQGVQIESWGPFAEGRNNLFSDPNLTRIAQAHGKTVAQVVLRWLLQRDVVVIPKSVRHERLAENLNVFDFELTPAEMDTIAAMDTGKSLFFDHRDAEAVRRLGQVRLNI
- a CDS encoding SDR family oxidoreductase; amino-acid sequence: MSKDVIVVIGAGGIGLAIARRQGSGRQILLADLNEQVLTSARTALEDAGHTVTTQTVNVIQRDTVKALAQKAAELGPVMQVVHTAGLSPAQASPEAILQVDLYGTALILDEFAQVIAPDGAGLMVSSMAGYMFPMPAEQEQAFLTTPTEDLLTLPFVAAIDNSGVAYGVSKRANHLRVQAAAATSWGDRGARVNTISPGIILTPLARDEMNGPGGAGYQAMIKTSAAQRVGTVDEIAATANFMLERDAAFMTGADLLIDGGVIAAMRTGRYALQNA
- a CDS encoding aldo/keto reductase, with product MNQRTLGTSGLHVSTLGLGCMRMSFGDAPTDHGEMVQFLRGAVERGVTFFDTAEGYGPFTNELLLGEALEPYKGQVVIATKFGFDYHPDGTPKATPLNSRPEHIRKVTEASLKRLRVETIDLLYQHRPDPQVPVEEVAGAVKELIEEGKVKHFGLSESDAGTIRRAHAVQPVTALQSEYSIWWREVEDNGVLATCEELGIGFVPYSPLGRGYLTGAITAHRVFASNDPRRNNPRFTREAIEANQAVVDLLGRIGGEKGATPAQIALSWLLAQKSWIVPIPGSRKLERLDENNGAADIELTPADLTDIEQAMSKITVLGNRY